DNA sequence from the Coccidioides posadasii str. Silveira chromosome 5, complete sequence genome:
GGAGATCATGGCAATGATCAAGACAGACAAGCTTAAGCCTTTCCATGACAAAACTGCCGGTGTCAAGTATATCACATATTCCGGCGACCAATGGGTTTCATATGTAAGGCCCCTTGATTGAGAACTCGCACGGAACTGCAGGATCATACGGTATCCTTATTAGGCCTTGAAGGCGCTAACTGCTCCCAGGATGATGCGGAGACCTTCAAACAAAAGAAAGAACTCGCTAAGGAACTGGGACTTGGGGGCTACTTGATATGGGCGGTAAGTCGAGTCCCTTACTCGGAAGGGGGAGAGAAGATATCATTACTGATAAAGTAATGGTCAGATCGATcaagatgacgatgatctCAGTGCTCTCCAAGCTGTTATTGCACCGAAACGCCTTGGTGACTTCAAGGATAACGCGAAAGACAAGTCATTGTATGACGTGAGTCCTTCTTATGCCCATGAAATCCTTAGACATTCTAATGCGGTTCCCAGGACGCGTACATTCCGGATTGCTATGTGACAGGATGCGACGGTAACTGTAAGGCCGGATTTATCAAGATCACCGAACAGAAGTGCGGAAAGGATGATAAGAAGAGCAAGCTGTGCTGTCCCCTGGCGGGAGCTCCTAATCCTGATGACTGCACCTGGCGAGGAACGGCCCCGTTGTGCAATGGCCATTGCAATGACGACGAGGTTCTACTCCAATTGAACAAGTGGGGGAGCGGACATCACTGTAACGACGGTCACAAAGCGTATTGCTGCAAGAGCCCTCTTGCCCAGGAGAACAAGTGCTACTGGCAAGGCATAGGTAAGAAATGCAATTCTGGTGACAAAGCCATGGTAAGAAGCCCCTTTTCTCGAAATATTGTCTTGTTCACCCGATAAGCACCCATTTATCACTGCAAGTGAAATAGCGATGTGATCTGACAAGCATTTCAGACCTTCTCTGGGACCTTCCTGTCCGATCTAGTCGACATCGCCCAGAAGATATTTGACATCATAGGAAGGCGTACGCCCATCGGGTTGTTGTTTGGAGACGAGCTCTCAGAAGTTTTAGATGCAATTGAGTTGGATCTAATGAAACTGTACTGCTGTCCTGAAGAAGATGCCAAGAAGTGGAAGAATTGCAAATGGCACGGTGAACCAGGCAGCTGCTTCGACAACCACTGCGATGCGAACTCAGAGGTGCAACTCACTGACAGCTACTACGGAGCTGGCGACACATGTGGTGTGAAGTTGGAGCGTGCTCGCGTTTTCTGTTGCCAACCTGTCAAAGGAGAGCATCTCTTCCTCCCTGTCCCTCTCGAGAACCTGTTCAAGGATCCCCCAACGGGGGACAATATCGACACAGATTTTGATCTTAATTTAGACGACGAAGATGACAACCCCAGTGATACAGCTTTTCAATTCGTCGTTCTCACTTCTCCCGAAGAGCTCCAGGTGTCCATCGACAAGCGTGATGGGTCGCATTGGGAAGTCTTTGGTTGTAAAGACGCCGTGACAGAGGGTGAGCACACGATCCAAATGGTGTGCACAGATTTTTCAGAAACGAGTAACTGTTATAAGATTGGTCTTGGTCACGGTGTTCCTGGAACAATTCTTCAAATGCCTAAAGGCTGCGGCCCTGGCAAGTACGCTGTTGCCAAGTCAATGGAGCCAGCAAAGCGGCAGATGGTTCCCCGTCATCTGGCGCACCTTGGCTCCAGGGGCGTTGTTTACGACTTGACATTCGACTATGATTTCTCGCGGGTTCCCCGCGACCTCGGCAACACGCAAATGCGTGTGGACTTCAGCAATCAAGATAATTATTGGGATGAAGTAGTTGCGGCGACGCCATCCAAGAAGCGAAAGAGATCACTAGAAGACGTCGGGGGTAATCATGTCAGATGGCTCGAAGAAGAATTCCGCGACGACTATCATTTCGGAGGACTTGACAAACGGGAACTCCAGGAGAGATGGTTCGGGTCTACCGTGCTCGAGTGGCTGAAAAAGATGGTTAAACCTGAGATTAAGCGTGACTTTACACATGATGTCGACGAGACTTTCACTGCTGTAATCGTCGACGAAACTTGGGAGTGCGAGAGGAACAATGTCAAATATGACGGCCATATCTCAGCGAAAGCCCTAACGAATATGAGAGTCTCGACATCTTTCGGCTTTACAATGATCGTCACGAGCCTAATCGCCCCTCTTGATCTGAGCAAATCTTATCTCACGTTCTACAACGAAGGTGAAATCACAGCGACCCTCACGCTCGATGCCGTGGCAAGCATTTCCTACAGCAAGGAGAAAACAATTCTCACTCTTCCCTTTCCCGGAACGTCGTTTCGTATCCCCGGAATAGCAACCATCGGCCCACAGATTCACATTTCCGGCGGTCTTGATGCCCAGCTGTCTGTAGCGGCGAAATTTGAGACCAAAATAAGCATTGCCAAATGGGAAATCAGGCAGACGCTCCCAGATGGCGGTATGGATGAGTATAAGCCGAAGGAAATTGGGCCAGGTGACCCAGATTTGGACAGAACGGGGGATTTCAGTGGCATCCAAAGGCCAGAATTTTATGCCGGCGTGGCCGTAGAAGGGGATATCACTGCGAAACTTAGTGCAGCAGCCGGTGAGTTTGGACCCTACTTCTCAAGGAGAACAAAAGCCTCAATACTTTTCATGAGGTGCTGCTGAGGCTATCATTGTGACATCGACGGTCCGGCAAGAATGATTATAGGCATCTCACTAACACACAATGAACTTGATTAGAATTCGGTGTCAGATTTGATGATAGATGGAAGGTCGGAGGTGCCACAGTCGGGGTTGTGGGTGAAGGTAGCATCCTTGTCAAAATGGCCGCCGGAATCAGCACCGAGGCCACATGTCCCTTCACCTACGGCATGCAAGTGGGCGCCAAGTTGTACGCACGAGCTGACGCAAGTATCCTCAAATGGCCTGAGACCACATACGACATAGTCGGTTGGGAGAAGGACATTATTAAAGGCGGCACATGTCCTAATCTGGGAGGGCTACCAACAGTGCAAGGCAGTATGCCACTAGGCCTTCCGTGGAGTACCGAGGGCAACATGACCTCGAAGGCACACCTAAAACACTCAGAGAATGCCAGTCACCACAGCCTACAGAAGC
Encoded proteins:
- a CDS encoding uncharacterized protein (CAZy:GH18~SECRETED:SignalP(1-19)~EggNog:ENOG410PJY5~COG:G), producing MRSLAFLILHAGLAILASAFPHSHNHGHRHLHHSLKPRDESPNTCRNPASIFDYSAKSRGDDALPICPAAQENVKFLLATDFNIAEDYSCAPDRPCSNGACCPKKTLSCNYGEEYCGTNNISPNEVCWSNCDAKAECGKNADPPGKECPLNVCCSKWGFCGMTKEFCEKGTDDEPGCQSNCDQPRPGKKASEQNIIIGYYEAWRHDSNCQGMGLKDIPVNSLTHLFFSFGYITPGDFKIAGMDGLPDKLFSDFTSLKKKNPGLKTVIALGGWTFNDPGPTQKVFSNMVSTKENRAKFIDNLFSFMRQYAFDGVDFDWEYPGADDRGGIPGDGKNFVKFLKELNDVNKKQPMHYSVSFTAPSSYWYLRHFDLKAVDYVDFVNMMTYDLHGVWDRDNPIGSHIYGHSNITEMRLALDLLWRNDVPAHKVNMGLGFYGRSFQLQDPACDKPGCVFKGGAAKGACSGESGILTYREIMAMIKTDKLKPFHDKTAGVKYITYSGDQWVSYDDAETFKQKKELAKELGLGGYLIWAIDQDDDDLSALQAVIAPKRLGDFKDNAKDKSLYDDAYIPDCYVTGCDGNCKAGFIKITEQKCGKDDKKSKLCCPLAGAPNPDDCTWRGTAPLCNGHCNDDEVLLQLNKWGSGHHCNDGHKAYCCKSPLAQENKCYWQGIGKKCNSGDKAMTFSGTFLSDLVDIAQKIFDIIGRRTPIGLLFGDELSEVLDAIELDLMKLYCCPEEDAKKWKNCKWHGEPGSCFDNHCDANSEVQLTDSYYGAGDTCGVKLERARVFCCQPVKGEHLFLPVPLENLFKDPPTGDNIDTDFDLNLDDEDDNPSDTAFQFVVLTSPEELQVSIDKRDGSHWEVFGCKDAVTEGEHTIQMVCTDFSETSNCYKIGLGHGVPGTILQMPKGCGPGKYAVAKSMEPAKRQMVPRHLAHLGSRGVVYDLTFDYDFSRVPRDLGNTQMRVDFSNQDNYWDEVVAATPSKKRKRSLEDVGGNHVRWLEEEFRDDYHFGGLDKRELQERWFGSTVLEWLKKMVKPEIKRDFTHDVDETFTAVIVDETWECERNNVKYDGHISAKALTNMRVSTSFGFTMIVTSLIAPLDLSKSYLTFYNEGEITATLTLDAVASISYSKEKTILTLPFPGTSFRIPGIATIGPQIHISGGLDAQLSVAAKFETKISIAKWEIRQTLPDGGMDEYKPKEIGPGDPDLDRTGDFSGIQRPEFYAGVAVEGDITAKLSAAAEFGVRFDDRWKVGGATVGVVGEGSILVKMAAGISTEATCPFTYGMQVGAKLYARADASILKWPETTYDIVGWEKDIIKGGTCPNLGGLPTVQGSMPLGLPWSTEGNMTSKAHLKHSENASHHSLQKRAAVYGPKFHIPVGDLFCPKDEAGPDFPENRNDCLQIPGIWDNDKYLTDGDDYYSLTSGARASLDTRGELEKRSNTKESLLCGKLLMKSTYPTGGELPKAPIYGFEKIDCDDYSFGTPLTSRVKGIQYDTEHILEFQLPGKFLAYLNKTKGLVYDHPDPNWKNGQGKRVKVSFCTYFEALWDIDPINIGGSKSTPVAHLGDCYPTKTRYSNELVVLEHRINIPSKGKAWGSDSQIVASKTLKDGVEKQPDQAVKTLRELVGSVLYHKDPTIAAHLKRQKERVGKMFGLIDKELSKHPRVVNNVKYTPWKPQGLEKEWNKYMRRQHILAFTKTTKPVIDWTPKLKDLWASKAARDAAEPDPNDNQMQQDEKKKKRALIKKIDALDKARSAFSQWKNPF